aatacaaaaaaatgtaaaaattgttAAAACACTATCACCCAAATTTGATATAATGATAGTCATTTGTCAAATATTAAATACCTCAgctcgcaagcccacgtcaagggtcctcattatcttgcgagtccctaaactaaactaacaacaggggatctaactaaactaaGAAAATGTAAATTTGAATAGTAATTTGGAAACCAGATTCAAGCTGAAATCAACGACTTCCACGGATGGCTTCCAATTGCCACGGTATCGCCCCCTCTGGACTGCTGAAAAAGTCGGCATAGAAATCCCGAACAGCTAGCCCAGCCGTTCCCGGTCTTCCAGTCCGACTGAGATCTAAATTGACTGAAGATGGCACATTTTGACCCAAATCAGCATCAGCGGAGGCATCAtgtatcctggtgaagttgtgcagcagtacacaagcctgtatcaccagggtggcattgtccggattcatttgtatggatgacatgaatactctccacttactggacagtattccaaaagcgcactccacataccgacgggcgcgAGTCAATCGATAATTGAAGATACGCTTCCTGTCATCCAGATCGCGTCTAGGGAAGGGCCGCATCAGGTGATGTGACAATGCGAATCCTTCGTCTGCCACgatcacaaatggagccggcggacctgcagatcCGGGTAGTCTTCTTggctctggcagggcaagctggttttcacgaagccgttcacccattctggaaacactaaagatgcggctgtctgaagtgctcccgtaggccccgatatccacaattacaaactTGTAGTTACTGTCAACCAAGGCCAtcagcactacagaaaaatattgtttgtaattgaagaaccgggaccctgagtgaggcggtttcttcacacggatgtgctttccgtccagtgccccaatgcagtttggaaactgcgcggaTTGGAAAAAACCCTCAGCGATACGAAGCCAATCTTccgccttgggggtgggcatcaccgcATCTCTGAGTCGCTGCCATATGACTTTACACGTATGGCAGACAATCCCAGAGATAGTTGAGATCCCTAGCAAAAATTCAAAGTGCAGCGATGCAAACGAATttccagttgcaaggaatctgtggaaaaaaaaaaaaaaaggtttagttcaattaaaatacacaaaatattCACATTACCGAAAAaaacttacctcaacgtgacaataAGCCTTTGTTCGGCAGAGATGCTGCGCCGCATGCTAGTGTCCCTGAAGTTAAGGTCAGGGTGGAGAGACGTCAAAAGGTGATCAAATGACTCCATGGACATACGGCAAAAATTGTGAAACTTGAAGGGGTCTTGACGCAGATCATTATAAAGTGTGTGAAATTGTCCCTTCTGAATTCTCTGCGCAACAATGGGATGAATCCAgtgtctcatcctcctcctctccggttcttCTTCCAACATTGCTTGTTGTTGTCCAAATAAGCGAAATAGGACCCAATGGAACAGAACTCCACAAATATCCTTCGGCATGTTATCGCAGTAGAGTATGCACGGAAAAATGGCTATACAGCAAAATTTCCACACAGAGCTCTTTACCTCACGATGAACCAAAGAAAATGGCACCTGAGGTAATCATATCTTgtctttttattcacttttttttcaaagaaatccaaataacTTTATTTGCTTCCAACTTTAGACAtctatccgttttttgcggatccgcaaaaaacggatgacatacggaaacattttcaggaacaacggatccgcaaaaaaacggacagaaaatcggattatagaaaaatcaggacgtgtgaatgtagcctcagtttggagttcaggagattgtcttgaccaggaccacaaccctacatgcattgaagcaactgccatgtgattggttgactagataatcgcattaatgagaaatagaacaggtgttcctaataattttttaggtgagtgtatatgatctgtatgaaggacaggaggttgggtgacatcatacgaGAGGATGACTATATTTACACTGACCTTctgtctgtataaggaactgTTCCTAGTCAGCATTATTGTAATGAGAGCTGGAGCTGCAGCTATAAATAGACTACTGGCCAAGTCTAACAGATAAATTCTTTAGGGAAGGATTTAACAGAGGAATTATTTTGATTTTTCTTGTTACTCAATTTCTATCGCTTCTTTTCTTACGCTTCCTTATGCTTTCTGTTATATTATGATGTTATGAAGCATTAAGTAatttttatgctgaaggtaagcagcaaatgatactgtgaaaaatgtactaactttattgtgtgtgtcctggaTACACCCGCTAACCCAGAAACTGGTGAACGCAACTAACGGTTTTAAGGGATAATACTAACAGACATTTGAGAAGGAAGTTGTGCATAGACATAAGTCCTTAACGgttcagtacagccagtcctgGGGAGAGTTTTGCTCTGCCTCTGTCTCAATTAAGTTATaagaaatgggtgcaaagcaaggaaaggtctccaccccctccgaatgtaggagaaacatgtaagGATTATGTAGCCCGGGTCTGTGGGACTGATTATTATTTAGTTACTCCCTGGGTGGATAATATGGCAGGATGGACAGAGGGGATGAAGAGTATAAATTATTTCCCTCGGGAAGGGGCTAATGACCCCTTCCATATGGATATGGTAAAAGGGTTATGTTTGGGTGACactgaagcttacccatattatggtACAGACCTCCAGTGGGACATGCAGTATATGCAGTCgggaggggaaaattggcttacttATGCATCATACTGGTATGATAGACCAAATAATAAGGTTAACAAACAgaaggcagagaaccaggagggataTAAAAAGAAACATGAGTTAGAAAAAGAATTGACAAGGGGTTTACTCCAGaagccccctcctccctatttaggaaatatcccacagatatatcCATCCCTTTCAAAAGATGACTTAGATTTGCTGGATGCATATACTGCTATCAATATCCAACCACCTACAGCTTCCCAGCTCCTGCAGCCACCTCCGCAGTTGCCACAACCCATGCCTGATCAAAGTGGTCAGGATCCAGCGGCTGGTGCTGGGGATGTCATAGCTCCCAtgcgccttagatcacaaaatAATTTTCTTAAACCTGCTGATATACCTCAtcatgatgaggacagtgaccttGAGGAACAGTTCCCTTTTATGACTGTAGGGGACACCTTGTTAAAGAAACCTATTGAACtagatgatattaataagattgttAAACACTGCCCTAAACCCTCTTCATCTGGGACATTTCATTATTTGAAGAAAGCTTGTAAAGGGAGATGTCTGATTTAGGAGGATATTCGCCTTATAATAGATGGGATAGTTGGACACAATTCCCCCTGGGACTGGAGTAAGGTCCCCTCGAATACGCCGGCTGGAAATTATAAATTAAATACTAAGGCAGGCATAGACATAATGTGGGAAGAAATTAAGTGTGAAATGGAGAGGTGTTTTCAGACTAGGTCCTCGTTGCCGACTGCTGTAGCCTGTAAACAAAAATAAGGAGAGTCTGTTATAGACTTTTGGAAGAGGTTCAATGAAGTTTGGACTCTGGAGGAATGAATGAGTATTCAGGATAATATGCATTCTATGCTCATTCAGACTTTCCCTACCAATCTACAGCGACATCTCCAGCTTACTGTTAAACAAATGATCTCCGAATGGCCTAgtcttaataaagatcaattccaAAATAAGTTACTGGAGAAAGATATGGCGGGTTGTTTTGAAATAGTAAGACTTAAAGAGGCCCATTACCAAACTCAGGATAGGAATTGTCGCTCAAATAAGCTCAATAGGGGAAGTGGCAGAAGACGGAGTAGAGGGCCATGCTCTGGGAGAGGAGGGAATAATAGACATCGTTCTGCAGGTTGCTTTAATTGTGGTAAGACTGACTACTGGATCAGTCAATGCCCTTACCCACTCAGGCAACCAGCCCCAAATGATACCCTAGCTCAAGGCACCCAACCTTACCCACATGCTCAGATCCGAGATCTTCCCCCACCACTGCCACAGCCCCAGAATAATACCCCTCCTTTTCCCGTAGCCTGGGGGCAGCAGACATTACAATGAGGATGCCCCGGGGAGGACAGTATCCCAGCATTCACTCTCATCACAAACCACTATAAGGAATCACCACTGATTGTGTTAACCATAGAGGGACGTCCTCTCCCTTTTCTTGTGGATTCTGGTGCTACTAGTAGTACTATATGTGAGGATTATTATAGTCGTCCAAGAGAGAATGCTGAGCCCTCTGTGGGAATCAATGGGATACTGACCAGATCTTATAAAACTCCTCCCCTCTCGATCCAACATCCATACCAGCACCAGTCAATGTTCACACACAGTTTTAGGATCATTCCAAATTGTCCTGTGAATTTATTAGGGAGAGATTTGTTTGTTCTGTTAAAGTTGCAGTTGAGGATTAGCAAGACGGGACACCTACATGTCACATCCTCAGTTATGCCCATTCATGTTCCAAAGGATcattgttttttatatttggaaTGCCAACCTCAGGATCCGCTACTTGATCCGGTACCTCCTGAGGTTTGGGCAAATACTGACCAAGATGTTGgccctatctcttgtacaccatATAAGGCAATGCTTAAGACGGCGCTGCACCTGTTTAAATTAAACAATACCCCCTTTCCCCAGAAAAGGAAAAGGGGATTGAGTTTATGTTGATGGAATTCCTAGAGGCAGGGGTTATTGAGGAAATTATCTCCCCCTATAATACACCTATTAACCTAGTGAGAAAGGCAGATAATACCTTTAGGTTTGTTCAGGATCTTAGAGCGGTAAATGCACAGATCATACCTATAGCCCCTGTGGTTCCAgacgtaccatctctgctatcagctattcctgcccaTGCAGAGTTTTTCTTTGTCATTGATTtaaagaatgcatttttttctaggggccctaatgtgtggtaagtagtttgaaatcaaaatgtgtaaaaaatgccctgtgaaatccgaaaggtgctctttggaatgtgtgcccctttgcccacctaagcggcaaaaaagtgtcacacatgtggtatcgccgtactcaggagaagttggggaatgtgttttggggtgtcattttacatatacccatgctgggtgagagaaatatcttggcaaaagacaacatttcccatttttttaatacaaagttggcacttgaccaagatatttctctcacccagcatgggtatatgtaaaatgacaccccaaaacacattccccaacttctcctgagtacggcgataccacatgtgtgacacttttctgcagcctagatgcgcaaagcggcccaaattccttttaggagggcatttttacacattttgatcccagacttcttctcacgctttagggcccctaaaaagccagggcagtataaataccccacaagtgaccccattttggaaagaagacaccccaaggtattcaatgaggggcatggcgagttcataaaaaacaattttttgggcacaagttagcggaaattgttttctttttgttttttctcacaaagtctccctttccgctaacttgggacaaaaatttaaatctttcatggactcaatatgcccctcacggaataccttggggtgtcttctttccgaaatggggtcacatgtggggtatttatactgccctggcatttt
This portion of the Bufo gargarizans isolate SCDJY-AF-19 chromosome 1, ASM1485885v1, whole genome shotgun sequence genome encodes:
- the LOC122933734 gene encoding uncharacterized protein LOC122933734 produces the protein MPKDICGVLFHWVLFRLFGQQQAMLEEEPERRRMRHWIHPIVAQRIQKGQFHTLYNDLRQDPFKFHNFCRMSMESFDHLLTSLHPDLNFRDTSMRRSISAEQRLIVTLRFLATGNSFASLHFEFLLGISTISGIVCHTCKVIWQRLRDAVMPTPKAEDWLRIAEGFFQSAQFPNCIGALDGKHIRVKKPPHSGSRFFNYKQYFSVVLMALVDSNYKFVIVDIGAYGSTSDSRIFSVSRMGERLRENQLALPEPRRLPGSAGPPAPFVIVADEGFALSHHLMRPFPRRDLDDRKRIFNYRLTRARRYVECAFGILSSKWRVFMSSIQMNPDNATLVIQACVLLHNFTRIHDASADADLGQNVPSSVNLDLSRTGRPGTAGLAVRDFYADFFSSPEGAIPWQLEAIRGSR